The following are encoded together in the Phaseolus vulgaris cultivar G19833 chromosome 9, P. vulgaris v2.0, whole genome shotgun sequence genome:
- the LOC137820530 gene encoding probable plastid-lipid-associated protein 14, chloroplastic has protein sequence MALCGTAPNPVPGSNSLAYSPQNLSTKLILPVPLRFTGQFSNLVRKKRKGVCCSSLRSAASASSMESQEDAPSTFSVCLEEELDHVIRFKMSDFRILDSVSIGLGGRSDEIVFEGMVKDSCSSLYDTKVVLRQLSSAQAQRRGKRAIEVLKKLVRRKLLYHSYSMQVHGYISLPASDDSDSFILVHGYHGSFSLRHWLERSDWLPTLEATLALDEESVRKVGEDTTGGPAVSRQLRLIRILMRDLLIGVNYLHSHGLAHTELRVENVHISPVDRHIKVGILGNAADFYKDGSKDSSLDNLDRRQMMIAFDMRCVGFIMAKMVMRELMDPLVFAKFKSFLTKGYDPSCLRELMLEILGRGSPYGNAGLQILDRNWGAGWHLLSLLLATKPSQRISCLDALRHPFLCGPRWRVVSSMDIIRWGLGSTAMRITEEYIYRKPQRSKLAHFIDLMEMLNPHPKPKNWLDMLPGKWRLLYCTGKHVGLTLRQPPLRVLVRDVHLTVTRESKLKANLSFDSDIGFSVMIGQDWPLDKAGKSGRLQVNSSFTLRAGRRLYLNQDKTTEKFFFGPSSNVDALAQKFKGKKWRKVIPFKEFPSSLPAAKLASDDIDVTMNLDDPLNQNIDTAKSVLQELRSQIPPEVFDLSKFVCGTYVDSRLLVLRGVNGSALLFTRSFVDRQSSS, from the exons ATGGCGCTTTGTGGAACTGCACCAAACCCAGTTCCTGGGAGTAACAGCTTAGCGTATTCACCTCAAAATTTGTCTACAAAACTTATTTTACCAGTTCCCCTGCGTTTTACTGGACagttctctaatttagtcaggAAAAAGCGCAAGGGAGTATGCTGCTCTTCATTAAGGAGTGCTGCATCTGCATCTTCTATGGAGTCACAGGAAGATGCTCCAAGTACATTTTCAGTTTGCTTGGAGGAGGAACTAGATCATGTTATACGGTTCAAAATGTCAGACTTTAGGATTTTAGATTCAGTTAGCATTGGTCTTGGTGGGCGG TCGGATGAGATAGTTTTTGAAGGCATGGTGAAGGATAGTTGTAG TTCTTTGTATGACACAAAAGTTGTACTTCGACAGCTTTCTAGTGCCCAAGCTCAGCGTCGGGGGAAACGAGCAATAGAG GTTTTGAAGAAGCTGGTTCGGCGTAAACTTCTGTATCATTCTTACTCAATGCAAGTTCATGGTTATATCTCTTTGCCTgcaagtgatgatagtgattcATTTATCCTGGTACATGGG TATCATGGCAGTTTTTCTTTGAGACACTGGCTTGAACGGTCGGATTGGCTTCCAACTTTAGAGGCCACTCTTGCACTGGATGAAGAGTCTGTTAGAAAGGTCGGAGAAGATACAACTGGAGGTCCTGCGGTTTCTAGGCAGTTGCGACTTATTCGAATATTGATGAGGGATCTTCTTATTGGG gtaAATTACCTGCACAGCCATGGTCTTGCGCATACAGAGCTGAGAGTGGAAAATGTTCATATAAGTCCAGTGGACAGACATATCAAA GTAGGCATATTGGGTAATGCTGCTGACTTTTACAAGGATGGTTCGAAAGATAGCTCTTTGGATAACTTGGACAGGCGACAGATGATGATTGCATTTGACATGAG ATGTGTGGGTTTCATAATGGCTAAAATGGTAATGCGGGAACTTATGGATCCTTTGGTTTTTGCAAAGTTCAAATCGTTCCTCACAAAG GGGTATGATCCTTCATGTCTACGAGAGCTTATGTTGGAAATCCTTGGCAGAGGTTCCCCATATGGAAATGCTGGATTACAA ATACTTGATAGGAACTGGGGAGCTGGCTGGCACCTTTTATCTTTATTGCTTGCAACTAAACCTTCTCAAAGGATAAG TTGTTTAGATGCTCTTAGACACCCATTTCTATGTGGGCCAAGATGGCGAGTAGTCTCATCAATGGATATTATCAGATGGGGTCTAGGTTCTACTGCAATGCGTATTACTGAGGAGTACATTTATCGCAAGCCTCAG CGCAGCAAGCTTGCGCATTTCATTGACTTAATGGAGATGTTGAATCCCCATCCAAAACCAAAG AACTGGCTGGACATGCTTCCAGGCAAATGGCGTCTATTATACTGCACAGGGAAGCATGTAGGCCTGACCCTTCGCCAACCACCTCTCCGAGTACTTGTCCGCGATGTGCATTTAACAGTGACAAGAGAATCAAAATTGAAAGCTAATCTTTCATTTGACTCTGACATTGGATTCTCTGTGATGATTGGTCAAGACTGGCCTCTTGACAAAGCTGGTAAGAGTGGAAGGTTGCAGGTGAATTCTTCGTTTACACTAAGAGCAGGGAGACGCTTATATCTGAATCAAGACAAGACCACTGAGAAGTTCTTCTTTGGCCCTTCCAGCAATGTGGATGCTTTAGCCCAGAAATTTAAGGGCAAAAAATGGAGAAAAGTCATCCCTTTCAAGGAGTTTCCATCAAGTCTTCCGGCAGCCAAGCTTGCATCAGATGATATTGATGTGACAATGAATCTTGACGATCCATTAAATCAAAACATTGATACTGCTAAAAGTGTTCTTCAAGAACTAAGATCACAAATTCCGCCAGAAGTGTTTGATTTGTCTAAGTTTGTGTGTGGAACTTATGTGGATTCAAGGCTGCTTGTCCTACGAGGGGTTAATGGATCCGCGCTCCTATTTACAAGGTCTTTTGTGGACAGACAAAGTTCTAGTTAG
- the LOC137820678 gene encoding splicing factor SF3a60 homolog — protein sequence MSSTVLEVTRAAHEEVERLERLIVKELQNEPGTNKERLYQSHRVRNMIDTITSTTEKLTGIYEDNDNARKDEIAALGGQTASGINVFSAFYDRLKEIREYHRKHPVARVVDANDDYETVLKEEPQIEFSGEEALGRYLDLHELYYQYVNSKFGEPLEYSAYVDVFSDTNKIPRKMKMTRQYREYMVNLLEYLIYFFQRTEPLQDLDRIFSKVTTEFEENWAAGKVRGWENDNQENGHVPAEHSTIDLDYYSTVEELMEVGPERLKEALAALGLKTGGTIQQRAERLFLTKHTPLEKLERKHFAKGTRGVEKNRVAAVPQEDGNSKEIALMEAKMEKLCDLLEETIARTKDNVVKKQALTYEEMEAEREEEETQEDTESEDDEQQIYNPLKLPMGWDGKPIPYWLYKLHGLGQEFKCEICGNYSYWGRRAFERHFKEWRHQHGMRCLGIPNTKNFNEITSIEEAKDLWKKIQQRQGVNKWRPDLEEEYEDKEGNIYNKKTYTDLQRQGLI from the exons atgtCGTCGACCGTGCTGGAAGTGACGCGGGCGGCACACGAGGAGGTTGAGCGGTTGGAGCGGCTGATAGTGAAGGAGCTCCAGAATGAGCCTGGCACCAACAAGGAGCGTTTGTATCAGAGTCACCGTGTGCGAAACATGATCGATACCATTACCTCCACCACTGAAAAGCTT ACTGGAATATATGAGGATAACGACAATGCGAGGAAGGACGAGATTGCTGCACTCGGAGGCCAAACTGCCTCTGGAATTAACGTTTTCAGTGCCTTTTATGATAGACTAAAGGAG ATACGAGAGTATCATAGGAAGCACCCGGTTGCACGTGTTGTTGACGCCAATGATGATTATGAAACGGTTCTCAAAGAAGAACCTCAAATTGAGTTTAGTGGAGAG GAAGCTCTTGGTCGATACTTAGACCTGCATGAATTATATTATCAGTATGTCAATTCTAAGTTTGGAGAGCCACTTGAGTATTCTGCATATGTTGATGTTTTCTCAGACACAAATAAGATTCCccgcaaaatgaaaatgaccag ACAGTACCGAGAATATATGGTGAATCTTTTGGAGTATCTGATATACTTTTTCCAGCGTACCGAGCCCCTGCAAGATCTTGATCGAATTTTCTCAAAG GTAACAACtgaatttgaagaaaattgggCTGCTGGAAAGGTACGGGGATGGGAAAATGACAATCAGGAGAATGGACATGTACCTGCTGAGCATTCTACCATTGATCTTGATTATTACAGTACTGTTGAAGAGCTGATGGAAGTGGGTCCTGAAAGGTTAAAGGAG GCTCTGGCTGCATTGGGGCTTAAGACTGGTGGTACTATCCAGCAACGGGCTGAGAGGCTCTTCCTCACAAAG CACACACCTCTTGAAAAGTTGGAGAGAAAGCATTTTGCTAAGGGGACACGTGGTGTAGAAAAGAACAGGGTTGCTGCAGTTCCACAAGAAGATGGAAATTCTAAAGAAATTGCATTGATGGAAGCTAAAATGGAAAAACTGTGTGATTTGTTAGAGGAG ACAATTGCTCGAACAAAAGACAATGTTGTAAAGAAACAGGCCCTAACATATGAAGAAATGGAAGCAGAACGTGAGGAG GAAGAGACACAAGAGGACACTGAAAGCGAAGATGACGAGCAGCAGATATATAATCCCCTAAAATTACCAATGGGGTGGGATGGAAAACCTATACCTTATTGGCTATATAAGCTACATGGTCTGGGTCAG GAATTTAAGTGTGAGATATGTGGGAACTATAGTTATTGGGGCCGTCGGGCTTTTGAACGACATTTTAAAGAATGGCGCCATCAACATGGGATGCGGTGTCTTGGTATTCCGAATACCAAGAATTTCAATGAAATCACATCAATTGAG GAAGCAAAGGACCTTTGGAAGAAGATACAGCAAAGACAAGGAGTAAACAAGTGGCGCCCAGATCTAGAGGAAGAGTATGAAGACAAAGAAGGCAACATCTATAATAAAAAGACATACACTGACTTACAGCGCCAGGGACTGATCTGA
- the LOC137820074 gene encoding uncharacterized protein, which yields MPRSSKHKSSKHSSRDAREHSDSERDSGAKDRRSKEETGNAKASKDSGSGEKRRLDSKEAHGNGEYSDEYASSSKRRKEGGGGDRWNGGEEGTKKSKTTGDSKSRRRDGSVGVYGEGEEVKRSSGKGDGKHRDSASGRSREGATEKERKFKEGGRSEESVDEQEQRVSKQVFEINDSKKMEELRSPEPDNQLERRMRKKRDDYSDGDKHQDNVGDGYDRHLSSRDEAKDVKKKDDRRKEEKYRDKYKEEIDRENKHRHDKQRDERPAKDHTTIRSDDKHSREEKNSIESRQKRNKLPESDRDRDRDGDRDLDSVRDPEHHSERERDRDYDIDRDHDYDRDRDWDWDRERDHERERDRDRDRRRDRDGSNLDDRSTRGKDSGTKKRALDDREDYTDSKSRAVKSYYPDAEKRSLSTSRADSDVDRGRSQHRQAHADSTGTSNKHRSSPASNTHSGKDDYRSAKGEDSKYRDPTVEQRTKGSREGYSGTSDRGPKYKLMEKPIKIDESHAGDLSTERSSSTKASPGGLMDRSPSSTSIDRRYVNRSSVRRNLEIDESGRRNSTDGRDFPTSDDRLGRELALDKPLLDEPSQADSSLYGRTSQSNAPLIPPPPGFRATLDRPYMGSLEDDVRDNSNSRFRRSSEPGFVRGHGGNSWRAVPNWNSPVPNGFVPFPPGPAHGGFQTMVPQFASQPIFGVRPPMEVNHAGIPYHIADADRFPGHLRPLGWPNLMDGTGTAHLHGWDSSNGVFRDDPHMYGNSDWDRNRHSANSHGWESGPETWKEQNCDSKKELPSPVCKDESVPVVVDNGLTDLTSQMSQDEHNRHEDVEKSPERKLSSLSSPTEVQLHSLSSTLLEKAPDTLTPSDDTSLFSRFYLSKLDISVDLVSPELYEQCMCVLNVDKSASVDAIASTELLLKNCSRTRQKYAATLSRRPPFPEIDNSIFQIAMNLYKKHMVKLPNKGEVDNIVVSNIMQVDDESIPIPSLENGHASVSATNGIKDVPMPTLESGKVETVSPAKEQLEEINQSYSQMELDHDDNKSGMSSPSSGRVDQAAAVAGLQEKEPEITADMVDSGDAEEDYSLAAKNEAQLASTLLGEGDNIDCKAKTTGFARCADEKLGFGDTKVNPNPLIVEDGSPKACDALMPGSNESESLILSRIHHSPESTH from the exons ATGCCGCGTAGTTCGAAGCACAAATCGAGCAAGCACAGTTCTCGGGACGCGAGGGAACACTCCGACTCCGAGCGAGATTCCGGCGCCAAGGATCGGAGGAGCAAGGAGGAGACCGGTAACGCGAAGGCGTCGAAGGATTCGGGTTCCGGGGAGAAGCGGAGGCTGGATTCGAAGGAGGCGCACGGGAACGGGGAGTACTCTGACGAGTACGCGTCGTCGTCGAAGCGGCGCAAGGAAGGCGGCGGGGGAGACAGGTGGAATGGTGGCGAGGAGGGAACGAAGAAGTCGAAGACAACGGGGGATTCGAAGAGCAGGAGGCGGGACGGAAGCGTGGGAGTCTACGGTGAGGGCGAGGAGGTGAAGAGGAGTAGCGGTAAAGGGGATGGGAAGCATAGGGATTCGGCTTCTGGGCGAAGCAGAGAGGGTGCGACGGAGAAGGAGAGGAAATTTAAAGAAGGTGGTAGGAGTGAGGAATCGGTTGATGAGCAAGAACAGCGCGTTTCCAAGCAGGTCTTTGAAATTAATG ATTCAAAGAAAATGGAGGAGTTAAGAAGCCCTGAACCTGATAACCAGCTTGAGAGGCGAATGAGGAAGAAGAGGGATGACTACAGTGATGGTGATAAGCATCAAGATAATGTTGGGGATGGTTATGATAGACATTTATCTTCTAGGGATGAGGCCAAGGATGTTAAAAAGAAGGATGATAGGCGAAAGGAAGAGAAATATAGGGACAAATATAAGGAAGAAATAGACAGGGAGAACAAACATCGACATGACAAGCAACGTGATGAACGCCCTGCTAAAGATCATACTACCATTAGGTCTGATGATAAACACTCTAGGGAAGAAAAGAATAGTATAGAATCAAGGCAAAAGAGAAACAAGCTTCCAGAGAGTGACAGGGACCGTGATCGTGATGGAGATCGTGATTTGGATTCTGTCCGTGATCCTGAACACCATAGTGAACGAGAACGTGATCGGGATTATGATATTGACAGGGATCATGATTATGATAGGGATCGAGATTGGGACTGGGATCGTGAACGAGATCATGAACGTGAACGAGACAGAGATCGTGACCGTCGCCGTGACCGTGACGGATCAAACTTGGATGACAGAAGTACTAGAGGAAAAGACAGTGGAACAAAGAAAAGAGCTTTGGATGACCGTGAAGATTATACTGACTCTAAATCTAGAGCAGTTAAGAGTTACTATCCTGATGCAGAGAAAAGGAGTTTAAGCACCAGCAGAGCTGATTCTGATGTTGACAGAGGAAGATCTCAACATCGACAAGCTCATGCAGATTCAACTGGGACTAGCAATAAGCACAGATCTTCTCCAGCCTCAAATACACATAGTGGCAAGGATGACTATAG AAGTGCAAAAGGTGAAGATTCAAAGTACAGAGACCCAACAGTAGAGCAGAGAACCAAAGGCTCGAGAGAGGGTTACTCCGGGACATCAGATAGAGGTCCTAAATACAAATTAATGGAAAAACCAATTAAAATAGATGAAAGTCATGCAGGAGATTTGTCAACTGAAAGGTCATCCAGTACCAAGGCTTCACCTGGTGGTCTGATGGATAGATCTCCTTCATCAACAAGCATTGATCGCAGGTATGTGAACAGGAGCAGTGTTAGGCGGAATCTTGAAATTGATGAAAGTGGAAGGAGGAACAGTACTGATGGAAGAGATTTCCCTACTTCTGATGATAGACTTGGCAGGGAGTTGGCTCTAGATAAACCACTATTGGATGAACCCTCTCAGGCAGATTCATCTTTATATGGTAGGACTAGTCAGAGCAATGCACCATTGATTCCTCCTCCACCTGGTTTCAGAGCTACCTTAGATAGGCCTTATATGGGTTCTTTAGAGGATGATGTGAGAGATAACTCTAATTCACGATTCAGAAGAAGTAGTGAACCTGGCTTTGTTAGAGGGCATGGTGGCAATTCGTGGAGGGCAGTTCCAAACTGGAATTCACCAGTACCAAATGGATTTGTCCCCTTCCCACCTGGGCCTGCGCATGGAGGTTTTCAAACAATGGTGCCACAGTTTGCATCTCAGCCTATTTTTGGTGTTAGGCCTCCAATGGAAGTTAACCATGCTGGCATTCCTTACCATATTGCCGATGCTGACAGATTTCCAGGTCACTTGCGCCCACTTGGGTGGCCAAATTTGATGGATGGTACAGGAACGGCTCATTTGCATGGATGGGATAGTAGTAATGGTGTCTTCAGAGATGATCCTCACATGTATGGTAATTCTGATTGGGATAGGAATAGGCATTCAGCAAATAGTCATGGATGGGAATCTGGTCCAGAGACTTGGAAAGAGCAGAATTGTGATTCAAAGAAGGAATTGCCTTCCCCGGTCTGCAAAGATGAATCAGTTCCTGTCGTGGTTGATAATGGTTTAACTGATCTGACAAGTCAGATGTCTCAGGATGAACATAACCGACATGAAGATGTTGAGAAATCTCCTGAAAGGAAGTTGTCCAGTCTCAGTTCTCCAACTGAAGTACAACTGCACTCTTTGTCCTCAACCCTTCTTGAAAAGGCGCCTGATACATTGACACCAAGTGATGATACTTCCCTTTTCAGCCGTTTCTACCTTTCCAAACTTGACATTTCGGTGGACTTAGTATCACCAGAGTTATATGAGCAGTGTATGTGTGTTCTGAATGTTGACAAAAGTGCTTCAGTTGATGCAATTGCCAGTACAGAATTATTATTGAAG AATTGTTCGAGAACACGCCAGAAATATGCTGCCACCTTATCAAGGCGTCCACCTTTTCCAGAAATTGATAATTCTATCTTCCAG ATAGCCATGAACCTCTACAAGAAGCACATGGTGAAGCTGCCTAACAAGGGGGAGGTAGACAATATTGTGGTATCCAACATAATGCAAGTGGATGATGAGTCGATTCCTATTCCTAGTTTGGAGAATGGGCATGCTTCTGTCTCAGCTACCAATGGGATAAAAGATGTGCCAATGCCGACATTAGAATCAGGCAAAGTGGAAACTGTATCTCCTGCAAAAGAGCAATTGGAAGAGATCAATCAATCCTACAGCCAAATGGAGCTAGATCATGATGATAATAAGTCTGGCATGTCCAGTCCATCTTCTGGTCGTGTGGACCAAGCAGCAGCTGTAGCAGGTTTGCAAGAGAAAGAGCCCGAAATCACTGCTGATATGGTGGATTCAGGGGATGCAGAGGAGGATTATTCCTTGGCCGCTAAAAATGAAGCTCAGTTGGCCTCCACTTTGCTCGGAGAGGGTGATAACATAGATTGCAAAGCTAAAACTACTGGTTTTGCCCGTTGTGCAGATGAAAAGCTTGGTTTTGGTGACACAAAGGTTAATCCTAATCCCTTAATTGTTGAGGATGGGTCTCCCAAAGCTTGTGATGCTTTGATGCCTGGTTCAAATGAGTCTGAGTCACTAATTTTAAGCCGGATACATCATTCTCCTGAAAGTACACATTGA